In Streptococcus parauberis NCFD 2020, the sequence TTCTTCTATAAATTTTAAAAGACTATTAGCTGCATTTGTATGCATTTTTTCACAATCTTTAATGATGAAAACTTGCTTTTGACTCTCATATCCAGTTTGAGAAAAGTTACGCATCATTTCTCTCACAGCTTCTGTTTTGATAACTTGACCAGTTGGCTCTAAAATTGTTAAATCTGAAAATTCATTTTTGTCGATTAACTGACAAGTTCGACAATCCCCGCAAGGCAAAAAATCAATTTTGTTGTTACAAAAAATAGCCTTGGCCAAAAAAATGGCCATCTCAAAATTGGCATAATCACCAGAAAAGAGATATGCATGATTAAGGCGATCTTTTTTTAATATCTGTTTGAATTCTTGGAATGCTTTTGGTGCTTGTTGCTCTATTTGCATACCACTTCCCCCTCAGACATTTAGTTTTGCTTTTATTGCATTAAAGGCATCTGAAATGACTTGTTCTAAAACATTTGAAGCATCAATAGTGACAATCCGATTAGGATTTTCCTTGGCCAACTCTAAATAGCCATTTCGCACAGCTTGATGCATTTCTAACTTTTCAAGATCAAGGCGATTAACTTCATGTGTCCTATTTTTAGCAATTCTAGCCAAGCCAACTGAGGAAGGAACATCAAAATAGAGGGTCAAATCAGGATCAACTCCATCTGTTGCAAAATCATTTAGCCACTGGATATCAGCTTTGTCTAAACCTCTGCCACTTCCTTGATAAGCCACTGAACTATCAATAAACCTATCCATCAGAACAATCTTGCCCGCTTCTTTGGCTGGTAAAACTTTTTCTACCAAATGTTGGCGTCTAGCTGCAATATAAAGTAATAATTCCGTTTTATAATCCATGGCTGTATTGTTAACATCAAGAATGACCTCTCTGATTTCTTCGGCAATAGCAACGCCACCTGGTTCTCTTGTCGTAATCAATTCTTTATCAAACTCAGCCTTTAAAAGAGGCAAGAGGGCCTCTAAAACACTAGTTTTGCCCGCCCCATCAGGGCCTTCAAATGTTATAATTAATCCCTTTGATAGGTCGTTTACTTTATTATTCATACATCTATTTTACCAAAATTTTGGAAGAAAAAACACTGCCAATTATTAGCAGTGCTTTATTCCTCAATTTACTTCTGGTTTTTCATGTGTTTTCATTACTGACTCGACTTCAACACCAGTATTATGCAATTTTTCTTTCAGAATTTCAGGTGAGATATCGTCATCAATTTGAAGTTCAACAACTGTCTTACCATTGGCACGCGTATCAACAACAGTACGTCTAATATTTAAATTTTCCTCTGAAATAGTTGACGCAACACGCGCTAATATACCTACAGCATTATCTGTATTAATTACAACACGAATACCTTCTAAACCATATCCTGAGATGTGGAGAAAGGCTTTATAAACATCACGGTCAGTAATGATACCAACAAGTTCTTCGCCATCGAGAACAGGCAAAACACCCACTTTATGTGTAAGCATGAGGTAGATTGCATCTTCTAAACTAGCATTTGGTTCAACAGTTATGACCTTTTTAATCATAATGTCTTTAATTTTCGTTTTGTTTAATAAGTAATTCATTTCATAGATAGACAGGCTGGTTGCTTTTGAGGGAGTGGCATCGGCCATTGTCCCAGCAGTCACTAAACCTACTAAATGTCCATTTTCGACAACTGGTAGACGACGCAAGTCTTCTTCTCTTAGTAAATCGGCAGCTTTGGCTACTCTTGTGTCAGGTGTAATGGTAACAACGTTTTTAGTCATATAATCTTTTACTGACATATTTTTATCCTCATTTATCTTGATAATTTATTATAGCATGGTCCATAATTTATATGCATCTTGCAAGCGACTTTACCTAAATTAGCCACCCAAGTAAGCCTTTTTAACTTGATCAGAAGCTAATAGTTCCACACCAGAACCGGATAAAACTACTTTCCCAGTTTCTAGAACATAGGCTCTATTAGCAATAGATAATGCTTTATTGGCATTTTGTTCAATTAACAAGACCGTTGTCCCTTGCTTTTGAATATCCTGAATGATATCGAAAATTTCTTGAATAAAAATTGGCGCTAATCCCATCGATGGTTCATCCAAAAGGAGTAATTTGGGTTTACTCATTAAGGCTCGACCCATTGCAAGCATCTGCTGTTCACCACCCGAAAGAGTTGCGGCATCTTGAACCTTACGCTCTTCAAGTCGTGGGAAACGATCAAAAATCATTTTAAGATTTTTTTGATTTTCTTCACGATCTTTGCTCAAAAAGGCACCCATCTCCAAATTTTCCATAACTGTTAAGCCAGGAAAAACATGGCGTCCTTCTGGCACCTGAGATAAACCTTCAGCTACAATTTTTCTCGCTGGCATTTTTTGAATCTCTTTACCTAAAAAACTAATTTTTCCACTTTTGGGACGATTTAAACCCGAGATTGTTCTTAAAATGGAAGTCTTTCCAGCACCGTTAGCCCCAATTAAGGTTACAACCTCGCCCTCTTCAACGTGAAATGAAACATCCTTAACAGCTTCAATAGCTCCATAATTAATGGATAAGTTTTCAACTGATAACATTGACATTATAGATCACCTCCAAGATAAGCTTCGATAACGCGCTTATTATTTTTTATTTCTTCAGGATTGCCATGGGCGATTAAGCGACCATATTCTAAAACATAGATCCGCTCAGTAACTTCCATAACAAGACTCATGTCGTGCTCGATAAGGATAATTGTAACCCCAAAGTCATTCTTGATCTGACGAATTAATGCCGTCAGCTCTGCTGTCTCCTGTGGATTCATCCCTGCAGCAGGCTCATCTAAAAAAAGAATCTTTGGCCTGGTTGCCAAGGCACGGACAATTTCTAAGCGTCGTTGTTGACCATAAGGTAAATTTTTAGCAAGTGTATCAGCTTCTTTTTCCAAATTAAAGATAGCCAGTAATTCTAAAGCTTTTTCTTTAAGTTCTGCTTCTGATTTGTAATAAGCTGGTAAACGAAGCAAACTAGCTAAAGTATGAGATTTTGATTGATTAGCAAGACCAATTAAGACATTTTCGAGAACAGTCATATCTTTAAAGAGACGAATATTCTGGAAAGTCCGAGATAAACCTAAAGATGCAATTTTGTATGGGGATTTACCATTTAAGACAGTACCATCAAGGCTTACAGTCCCTTCACTAGGTACATAAACACCAGTTAATAAGTTAAAGAGGGTTGTTTTACCAGCACCATTTGGCCCAATTAAACCAACTAATTCCCCTTCATGTAATTCCATCGTGACATCTCCAACAGCTGTTAGACCGCCAAAGTGTTTACTTAAATTTTTCACTTCAAGAAGCGCCATCTATCTGCCCTCCTTTGTCTTATTTGAAAATAATTTAGAAAATTGAAATTCCTTTGTCCCTAATAATCCACCTGGTTTGAAAACCATGACGAGTATTAATGCTAATGAGTAAACAATCATTCGAACTTCTGAAAAGCTCTGGAGATACATATTTAGTCCTCCAAGTACAATTGCCGCAAGGATGGTTCCAGTCATTGAACCTAAGCCACCTAATACAGCAATAATTAAATAATCAATCGAACGCATAATTGTAAAGTCTTTTGGTACAACAGTGCCAATATAACCGA encodes:
- the tmk gene encoding dTMP kinase translates to MNNKVNDLSKGLIITFEGPDGAGKTSVLEALLPLLKAEFDKELITTREPGGVAIAEEIREVILDVNNTAMDYKTELLLYIAARRQHLVEKVLPAKEAGKIVLMDRFIDSSVAYQGSGRGLDKADIQWLNDFATDGVDPDLTLYFDVPSSVGLARIAKNRTHEVNRLDLEKLEMHQAVRNGYLELAKENPNRIVTIDASNVLEQVISDAFNAIKAKLNV
- a CDS encoding CBS domain-containing protein, giving the protein MSVKDYMTKNVVTITPDTRVAKAADLLREEDLRRLPVVENGHLVGLVTAGTMADATPSKATSLSIYEMNYLLNKTKIKDIMIKKVITVEPNASLEDAIYLMLTHKVGVLPVLDGEELVGIITDRDVYKAFLHISGYGLEGIRVVINTDNAVGILARVASTISEENLNIRRTVVDTRANGKTVVELQIDDDISPEILKEKLHNTGVEVESVMKTHEKPEVN
- a CDS encoding ABC transporter ATP-binding protein; this translates as MSMLSVENLSINYGAIEAVKDVSFHVEEGEVVTLIGANGAGKTSILRTISGLNRPKSGKISFLGKEIQKMPARKIVAEGLSQVPEGRHVFPGLTVMENLEMGAFLSKDREENQKNLKMIFDRFPRLEERKVQDAATLSGGEQQMLAMGRALMSKPKLLLLDEPSMGLAPIFIQEIFDIIQDIQKQGTTVLLIEQNANKALSIANRAYVLETGKVVLSGSGVELLASDQVKKAYLGG
- a CDS encoding ABC transporter ATP-binding protein, with product MALLEVKNLSKHFGGLTAVGDVTMELHEGELVGLIGPNGAGKTTLFNLLTGVYVPSEGTVSLDGTVLNGKSPYKIASLGLSRTFQNIRLFKDMTVLENVLIGLANQSKSHTLASLLRLPAYYKSEAELKEKALELLAIFNLEKEADTLAKNLPYGQQRRLEIVRALATRPKILFLDEPAAGMNPQETAELTALIRQIKNDFGVTIILIEHDMSLVMEVTERIYVLEYGRLIAHGNPEEIKNNKRVIEAYLGGDL